TCGCCGGGGGTGCGGGTGACCGCGGCGCGGCTGCCCAGCGAGGCGACCACGGAGTTGAGCCGCTTGAGCTGCTCACCGCGGACCGTGCTGTCCACGGTGACCTGGACCTGATTGGTCTTCGGGTTCATCGCCCAGGCGGTACCGGGCAGACCGGCCTTCGCCTTGAGGGCGGCGCGGGCCGCGTCCAGCGAGGCCAGCGAGTGCTGCACGATGCGGGACTCGGCGCCCGCGGCACGGACCTGGGCGGCGGCGGTCTCGTTCAGGACGTTCACGACGAGGCGCTGGTTGGCCGGGTCGTAGTAGGCACCGGCCGCGGACGGGCCGAGCCGGGCGCTGATGTCGGCGGCCAGTTGTCCGGCAGCGGCGGCCGTCAACGGATCGGGGGCCGGGGCCGCGTGCGCGTGGGGCAGGGCGACGGTGGCGCTGAGCACCGCGGCCGCGCTCGCGCCGACGAGGGAGAGACGCCGCAGCGAGCTGCGACGGGACTCGCGGAGCTCACGGTTCGCACGGCTCACGGAATTCGGGGGATTCAGGCGATGCGTACGGTGCCTACGGGCGTGCTTCAACTCGAACCTCCGGTGGGGGGTGGAGCCGGGCCGGTCGACCCGGCAGGGGCAGGCGGCAGGACGAGTGCCCACGGGCGCGCGGGGCGCACTCTGCGCTGCACGGCCCGCCACCGGTCACTCCGGCACCTCGCGCACCGTGCTCTGTCCGGAGGGTGCTCCCTACCTACTGCCTCCCGAATCGACATTTGCCGCATATCGGGTGGGTCGCAACTGGGGCGCCGCACACAGGTGTTGTCGCCGTGTCATAGGGCGAGGGAAGGGAGAGCGCGCCGAGGCGTGACGCCATGGTGTGGGCGGGACAGCGTGCGGCTGGGCGCGGACGTGCGAGGGCACGCCCATGGCCGGGCAACCGTGGCTGGGCCGAATGGCCGAGGGAGAGCGGCTGGGGAACGGGCGCCCGAGAGAGCTTCGACAGGAGGGTTGTTGTGACCCGTGACCCGTGACCCGTGACCCGTGGACCCGCGCCCCGTGCCCTGTGTCCCGAGTGCCGTGACGAGGCGTCCTAGATCACCGCGGAGCAGTGGGCATCGGCGTCCGAGCGTGCCTTGCTGCGGGCCCGTCTGGCGGGGCCGCGCCAGCCGCAGGTGCACATGGCCGCACAGAAGCGACCGTTTTCCACGGTTGCGGTGCGATGTTCCGTCGTGTCGGTTCCGGCTTGGTCATCCTGCTGGTGCGCCACCCCTCCAACGTACCCGTCCCGGGTGAACGCCAGGCGCGTGACGAGGGCCCCCTACTCGTCGTTAACCGGAGCGACGAGAGCAGGGACAAACGGCTCGGGACAACGGGGAATGGCGGCGATGGTGAGGCGGCGGCAGACGCACACGGGGAGTGCCGCGGTCGCGCTGTGCGCGGCGGCGGGGCTGATGGCGACGAGCGGCTGCGGTGGTGGCGGCGACGGTACGACCGTCGACGGCCGCGGAGCCAACGATCCGACGCAGGCCGTGCAGCGCGCGGCGGCGGTGCTGGCCCGCGCGGGGAGCGCCAAGGCACGCACCTCGATGGAGATGGCGACTGGCGGCACCCGGGTCACGATCAACGGCGAAGGTGTGTACGACTTCCGCCGTGGGCGCGGGCGGCTGCGAGTGCTGCTCCCGCAGGACCCTGCCGGTGAGGTGCCGCACCGCCCGATCACCGAGCTGCTCGCCCCCGGAGCTCTGTACATGAAGAACCGCGGCGCCGGCGTGCCCGCCGACAAGTGGGTACGCATCGAGACGGCGTCCATGGCGGACGGAAACCTGGTCACCGGCGGTGCGACCGATCCGCTCGCCGCCGCCCAACTCCTCGGTGGGGCACGGGACGTCAGATACCTGGGCCGCAGTGAGGTCGACGGGGCCGTCGTACGTCACTACCGAGGCACGGCCGAGCTCCGCCGGGCGGCGCTCGCCCTTCCGGCGCGCGACCGGGCGCCGTTCCTCGCCGCGGCGAAAGGGTTCAGCAGTGAGCGGGTGCCCTTCGACGTCTATCTGGACGAGGACGGAAGGGTGCGCCGGATGCGTCATCAGTTCGCTTACGACGCGGGCCGGGAACGCCCCGTGGCGGTCGCCTCGACCACGTACCTCTACGACTTCGGGGCTCCCGCCGAGGTGCGGCTGCCTCGGTCGGAGGACATTTACTGGGGCAAGATCGCGGAGTAGCGGCTGAGGGCCGCCGCGTTCGTGCGACGGGGGCTGGTGGGCTCATGCGCCGGGGCCTGTGGTTCGTGCGCTGCGGGATTGGTGCCCGTGCGCCGGTGAGCCGGGCTGCGTAGCCTCCGCGACCTGAGGGGCGGTGGGCGCAGGCCCCGCGTGACAGGGGGCACGGCACGGCTGGTGTGTAGCACGCCGGTGCGCGTGCGCGAGCCCATTGGGGCACGGTTCCGTAAGCCGGGGGATTTCGGCGGCTGATGGATTTGTGGACTGCGTCACCGAACGGTTCGAACCGTGGAGGAAGATCCCTGCGTAACAAGGGGAGGGCCCGGTCGGGATGCGGCCGGGATTCGTAAATGGTCCGTTGGGGCCATGCGCCGTCTGTGCGCCCCTCCCTACTCTGGGAAGCCGGTGCCGGTGCGCAGCACAGTGCCCGGGAGAGGTTTCCGGCCGAGGACGGAGGTGGACGTCGTGGTGGGAACGCGGGGCACGGCCGTTCACGACCATGTGGCCCTTGCCGAGATCGAGCTCTGTGGCGACCTCATGATCGCCGCCTCGGCGACTCGGGCCGAACGCCTCAGCGCCGATCGGATCGACGAGATCCTTCGTGTGCACGACGAGCGACACCGTCGACTGCCCGAGGAACGTCGTCGTCACCGTCATCGGGGCACGGGACCGAGCTAGTCGCGGAAGCCGGGCTCGGCGGGCACCGAGTCCGCTTGTTCTGCTTGTTCCGCTTGTTCTGTGTCGTCGGGCCACGGCTTCGGACTTTGCGTAACCCGGTCCTTGCGGAACGAACGTTTGGCGCGGCCTCTCGGTCAGGATCGCCTGCTCTGCCCCGCTCTGCCCTGCTCTGCCCTGCTCTGCCCTGCTCTGCTCTGCCCCGCTCTGCTCTGCCCTGCTTGCCATGCCTGCCGCGGCGAACTCGAAGAGAGCGCCTGCTTGAGTCACCGAACGGCGCCGAAAGCTACATCTGGGGCCCCCGCCCCCGCCCCCCGCCTCCCCCACCCCACGCCCACCGCCCCCACCTACCAAGCTCGCCCCCGTCCCCCGCCAGCCTCAGCAGCCAGCCAGCCAGCCAGCCTCGCCCCCAGCCCCACCCCACCGTGCCGCCCCCGCAACCACCCCACCACCTTCCCGCATTTCCCCCCTGGCTGAAGATCGCCTGTGGAAAAACTTCCCCCGTGACTCGCCATGTGGACAAAAGCAGCGAGATCAAGCCACCGTGCATATGCCCCACCTGTGACCGTGAAACGGGTGCCCCGTGTGCACGAAGTGCAGGTCGGACCCTGTGCGATGGCATGCCGGAGGTGGCCCCGGATCGGACCCGTGGGGGGTGAACCGTTGCCGGGGGTGTCCGGTGTCGGTGGGGGTCAGGTGCGGAGGAGGCGGCCGATGGCCTTGGTGGCCTCCTCGACCTTGGCGTCGATTTCGCCGGGGCCCTTGAGGGCGGCGTCGGCGACGCAGTGCCGCAGGTGCTCCTCCAGTAGTTGGAGGGCGAAGGACTGGAGGGCCTTGGTGGAGGCGGACACCTGGGTGAGTATGTCGATGCAGTAGATGTCCTCGTCCACCATGCGCTGGAGGCCGCGGATCTGGCCCTCGATCCGGCGCAGGCGTTTGAGGTGCTCGTCCTTCTGTTTGTGGTAGCCGTGCACACCGCGGTCGTGGTCGGTGACGACCGCGGCGCCGGCGGTGGGGTGAGTCCCCTCACCCCGCACGGAGGTCGCCTCGCCGCTCGCCGCTCCGGACTCGCTGCTCGTCATTGCGTCCTCCCACTGCTAAATCCATGTTTTCTGATACCCCTGGTGGGTATATGGTACGGGTTTTCGCTGGGTAAACACCCCTTGGCCGAACCCAGTACTGAGCACTGTGCCCGATGGGCGACACTGGTGGAACGCCGGTTAGCAGTGGCCGGATGATGCGCCTAGCATCAGCCTGACCGAAACCTGAGCACCCCGAGGACCCCCAGTGCGCTTTCGTCTGACCCCCAGGGAGACGAGCTTTTACGACATGTTTGCGGCCTCTGCCGACAACATCGTCACGGGCTCGCGTCTCCTCATGGAACTGCTCGGGGCAGACGCCTCGGCAAAGGCCGAGATCGCCGAGCGCATGAGGGCAGCGGAGCACGCCGGGGACGACGCGACGCACGCGATCTTCCACCAGCTGAACTCCTCCTTCATCACGCCCTTCGACCGCGAGGACATCTACGCGCTGGCCTCCAGCCTCGACGACATCATGGACTTCATGGAAGAGGCCGTCGACCTTGTCGTCCTCTACCAGATCGACGAACTGCCCAAGGGTGTCGAACAGCAGATCGAGGTGCTCTCCAGGGCGGCGGACCTCACCGCCGAGGCGATGCCGAACCTGCGCACCATGGACAACCTCACCGAGTACTGGATCGAGGTCAACCGGCTGGAGAACCAGGCCGACCAGATCCATCGCAAGCTGCTCGCCCACCTCTTCAACGGCAAGTACGACGCGATCGAGGTGCTCAAGCTGAAGCAGATCGTGGACGTGCTGGAGGAGGCGGCCGACGCCTTCGAGCACGTGGCCAACACGGTGGAGACCATTGCGGTCAAGGAATCCTGAGGCCTCGTGGACACCTTCGCGCTTGTCGTGACCATCGGGGTCGCGCTCTTCTTCACGTATACCAACGGGTTCCACGACTCGGCGAACGCCATCGCCACCTCCGTGTCCACGCGCGCCCTGACGCCGCGGGCCGCGCTCGCGATGGCCGCGGTCATGAACCTGGCCGGTGCCTTTCTCGGCTCCGGCGTCGCCAGGACCGTCAGTGAGGGGATCATCGAGACCCCGAAGGGCGACCGGGGGATGGGCATCCTCTTCGCCGCGCTGGTCGGCGCCATCATCTGGAACCTGATCACCTGGTACTTCGGCCTGCCCTCCTCCTCGTCCCACGCGCTGTTCGGCGGCATGGTCGGGGCGGCGCTCGCGGGCGGCATCGACGTGATCTGGACCGGGGTCTTCGAGAAGATCGTCATCCCGATGTTCGTCTCGCCGCTCGTGGGTCTGCTCGTCGGCTACCTGGTCATGTGCGCGATCCTGTGGATCTTCCGCAGCTCCAACCCGCACAAGGCCAAGCGCGGTTTCCGTATCGCGCAGACCGTCTCGGCGGCGGGCATGGCGCTCGGTCACGGTCTGCAGGACGCGCAGAAGACGATGGGCATCGTGGTGATGGCCCTGGTGATCGCCGACGTCGAGGACTTCAGCGACCCGATTCCGGTCTGGGTCAAGGTCGTGTGCGCGGTGATGCTGTCACTGGGTACGTACGCGGGCGGCTGGCGCATCATGCGTACCCTCGGCCGGAAGATCATCGAGCTCGACCCGCCGCAGGGCTTCGCCGCGGAGACCACCGGCGCCTCGATCATGTTCGGTTCGGCGTACCTCTTCCACGCGCCCATCTCCACCACCCACGTCATCACCTCGGCGATCATGGGTGCCGGCGCGACCAAGCGGGTCAACGCCGTGCGCTGGGGCGTCGCGAAGAACATCGTCCTCGGCTGGTTCATCACCATGCCCGCCGCGGCCCTGGTCGCCGCCGCCAGCTACGGCGTCGTCTATCTCGCCTTCGGCTGACCCGCCCCTTCCGGCACCTTTCCCGGCCCCTCTTCCGACTGACCTCTCCCGACACCCCTTCCGGCCGGGCGCTACGGATCCCCTCCACCGCAGAAACGTTCGTGCGCCACGCGCGAGCCGCACCCGCCGAACAGCACACGAGCCGCACCCGCCGACCAGAACACCAGCCGCACCCGCCGAACAGCACACGAGCCGCACCCGCCGAACAGAAACAGAAGAGGACCCACCCCCCGGGAGCCAGGAGGCGGGTCCTCTCAACCTCGCGACGGCACCGCCATGCAGCGTCGCGAGGGCCTGGGTCGCCGTCCCGCCCCCCGTACTCGCGGGACGGCGAAGGCCGTCTAGCCGAAGCGGCCCGAGATGTAGTCCTCGGTCGCTTGGACGGACGGGTTGGAGAAGATCCGCTCGGTCTCGTCGATCTCGATGAGCTTGCCGGGCTGGCCCACCGCGGACAGGTTGAAGAACGCGGTGCGGTCCGAGACGCGGGCGGCCTGCTGCATGTTGTGCGTCACGATGACGATGGTGAAGCGTTCCTTGAGCTCCCCGATCAGGTCCTCGATGGCGAGGGTGGAGATCGGGTCGAGCGCGGAGCAGGGCTCGTCCATCAGCAGCACGTCGGGCTCGACCGCGATCGCGCGGGCGATGCACAGGCGCTGCTGCTGACCGCCGGACAGGCCCGAACCCGGCTTGTTCAGGCGGTCCTTGACCTCGTTCCAGAGGTTCGCGCCCTTGAGGGAGCGCTCCACGATCTCGTTCAGCTCGCTCTTGCGGAACGAACCGTTGAGCCTGAGGCCCGCCGCGACGTTGTCGTAGATCGACATGGTCGGGAACGGGTTGGGGCGCTGGAAGACCATGCCGACCGTACGGCGTACGGCGACGGGGTCGATGTTGGAGGCGTACAGGTTCTCGTCGTCCAGGAGCACCTTGCCCTCCACGCGGCCACCGGGGGTGACCTCGTGCATGCGGTTGAGGGTGCGCAGGAAGGTCGACTTGCCGCAGCCGGAGGGGCCGATGAAGGCGGTCACGGAGCGGGGCTCGACGGTCATCGAGATGTCCTCGATGGCCTTGTGGGAACCGTAGTAGGCAGTCAGTCCGGAGACGTCGATGCGCTTGGCCATGGAAATCACTGCTTCTTTCGGGTCACTGAGGCCGCGTCAGCGACCGGACTTCGGGGCCTTCCAGCGGGCGATGCCGCGGGCCACCAGGTTGAGGATCATGACGATCGCGATCAGGGCGAGCGAGGCGGCCCATGCGCGGTCGTACGCGGCACCGGAGCCGGCGCTGTTCTGGAACTGCTGGTAGATGTACAGCGGCAGCGATGCCTGCTCGCCCTCGAACGGGTTGTTGTTGATGATCGGGTTGCCCCACACCAGGAGCAGCACCGGAGCGGTCTCGCCGGTGATACGGGCGACCGCGAGCATCACACCCGTGGTGATGCCGCCGAGCGAGGTCGGCAGGACCACCTTGAGGATGGTGCGCCACTTCGGGACGCCGAGCGCGAGGGAGGCCTCGCGCAGCTCGTTCGGTACGAGCTTGAGCATCTCCTCGGTGGAGCGCACGATCACGGGGATCATCAGGATCGACAGGGCCAGCGAGCCGGCGAAGCCGGAGTAGCCGAAGCCCAGGGCCAGGTTCCACAGGGTGAGGATGAACAGACCGGCGACGATCGAGGGGACGCCGGTCATGACGTCCACGAAGAAGGTCACGGCCTTGGCGAGCGCGCCGCGCCCGTACTCCACCAGGTAGATGGCGACCAGCAGACCGATCGGGACGGACATCAGGGTGGCCAGGCCCACCTGTTCCAGGGTGCCGATGATCGCGTGGTAGATGCCGCCGCCGGGCTCGGTGTCGGCGACCACGCCCATGGAGTGGCTCAGGAAGTAGACGTCGAAGACCTTCACGCCGCGCTTGACCGTCTCGTAGAGGATCGAGCCGAGCGGGATGACGGCGAGCAGGAAGGTGACCCAGACGATGCTGGTGACGACCCGGTCCTTGGCCTGGCGCTTGCCTTCGACGGCGGACGCCGCGACGTAGGTGATGATCACGAAGAGCAGGGCCGCGATCAGGCCCCACTGGACCTTGCTGTCGAGGCCGCCGACCATGCCGATGCCGGCGCCCAGCGCGGCCGAGACGGCGGCGATGCCCCAGGCGGAGCCACGCGGCAGACGCGCGGTCTTGAGCGTCTTGGGCCGCGGCGAGTGAGTGAGCGTGGTGTGGCTCATGCGTTGGCCCCCGAGTACTCCTTGCGGCGGGCGATGATGGCTCGGGCCGCACCGTTGACCAGCAGTGTGATGACGAACAGCACCAGACCCGAGGCGATGAGGGCGTCCCGGCCCTGCTCGTTGGCCTCGTTGAACTTGGCGGCGATGTTCTGGGCGAAGGTGCCGCCGCCCGGGTCGAGCAGGCTCGCGTTGATCACGAACTCGGGGGAGAGCACGGTGGCGACGGCCATCGTCTCGCCGAGGGCGCGGCCGAGGCCCAGCATGGCGGCGGAGATGATGCCGGAGCGGCCGAAGGGCAGCACCGACATCCGGATGACCTCCCAGCGCGTGGCGCCGAGGGCCAGTGCGGCCTCCTCGTGCGCCTGCGGGACCTGGCGGAAGACCTCACGGCTCACGTTGGTCACGATCGGCAGGATCATGATCGCGAGCAGGATGCCGACCGTGAACAGGGCGTTGGGCGCCTTCTCGTCCCAGGCGAAGATGGCCGTCCAGCCGAGGTACTTGTCGAGCCAGCCGAACAGGCCGTTCAGGTTCGGCACCAGGACGATGAAGCCCCACAGGCCGTAGACGATGGAGGGCACCGCGGCGAGCAGGTCGATCACGTAGCCGATCGGACCGCTCAGCTTGCGCGGCGCGTAGTGGGTGAGGAACAGGGCGATGCCGATCGCCACCGGCACGGCGAGGGCCAGGGCGATGATCGAGGAGACGACCGTGCCGAACACCAGGACCGCGATACCGAAGTCCGGCGGGCTGGCGGTGGCGTTCCACTCGAAGGTCGTGAAGAAGTTGCCCTCGTTCTTGCTGAGGACCAGGGAGGCGCGATAGGCGAGGAAGCCCGCGATCGCGGCCATGATCAGCAGCAGGAGGATGCCGGATCCGCGCGAGAGCGCGAGGAAGATCCGGTCGCCGGGGCGGACCGACGAGGACTTCTTGGTCGGCGCTGCCAGTGGCACGGGGGGCGGCGGGGGGGTATCGGTTTTCGTGGATATATCCATGGAATTCTCCGGTCTGCGAAGTCGTGCCCCGTCGGGCGGCGGCTTCAGGCGGCGGTGCACCGGACGGCGCGGGCGGGCCACCGGTAACTGGTGACCCGCCCGCGCTCAGGGTCAGCTGAGGCCCTTGATGACCTCACGGACCTTCGTGTTGATCTCGGCCGGGATCGGGGCGTAGCCCTTCTCCTTGAGCAGGGCCTGGCCCTTCTCGCTGGCGATGTAGCTGAGGAACGCCTTCGTGGTGGGCAGCGTCTCCGCCTTGTTGCCCTTCTCGCAGGCGATCTCGTAGGTGACCAGGGTGATCGGGTACGCACCCTCGGCGGTCGGCTTGTAGTTCAGCTCGAGCGAGTAGTCGTTGCCCTTGCCGACGCGCTTGGCCTCGGAGATCGCCTTGGTGGCGTTGTCGATGGTGGCCTTCACCGGCTCCTTGGCGTCGGTCTTGAGGTCGACCGTCTTGACCTCGGTGCCGGCGTAGGAGAGCTCGAAGTACGTGATGGCGCCCTCGGTCTGCTTCACGGCCTGCGCGAGGCCGGAGGAACCGCTGGCGGCCTGGCCGCCCTTGGCCTGCCAGGCCTTCTCGGGCTCGTACGGCCAGTTGGCCGGGGCGGCGGCCTTCAGGTACTTGGTGAAGTTGTCCGTGGTGCCGGACTCGTCCGAGCGGTGGAAGGCCTGGATCTTGGTGCTGGGAAGCTTCACGCCGGGGTTGAGCTTGGCGATCGCCTTGTCGTCCCAGGTCTTGATCTTGTCGTTGAAGATGTCGGCCAGGGTGGCCGCGTCCAGGATCAGGTTGTCCACGCCGGGGACGTTGTAACCGACGGCGATCGGGCCGCCGACCATCGGAAGGTCGATGGCCTGGCTGTCCTTGCAGACCTTCGAGGACTGCTTGATCTCGTCGTCCTTGAGCGCGGAGTCCGAACCGGCGAAGGCGGTGGAGCCCTGCAGGAAGTCGGTGATGCCCGCGCCGGAGCCCTTGGGGTTGTAGTTCAGCTGCACCTTGCAGGCGGCGGCGAAGTTCTTGCGCCAGGCGTCGATCGCGTTCTTCTGGGCCGACGAGCCGGAGGCGAGGAGCTGCCCCTCGGCGTCGCCGCACTCGATGCCTTCGGCCTGCGCCGAGGCCGACGGGTCGGTCTCCGTGCCCGAGTCGTCCGAACCACACGCCGTCAGGGCCAGGGCGCCGGAGACGGCGACGGCACCGATGCAGAGGGCGCGAAGCCGGTTCTTGCGCTGAAGCTTCACTTTCGGGATGTCCTTCCAGGAGCCGCCAAACCGTTTGGCGGCGTGCGAAGTCGGTGTTCTCACAGCACGGGGGTGGGGGCGCCGGGACGTATCCGGCGCACTCCGTGTACGGCCGAAATTAGGCAGAGCAGGTGAAGCGGCCAATTGGCGAGAGTGAACGGGGAGTGAACCTCGACTGTCGGCACGGTGAGCCAGGGCGCTACGGTTTGTGTTCCACCCATTACGCCAGGTCGGCGCAGGTCATGCGAGGTGCAGCGCCGCCAGAAGGGCGTCCACCAGCCGGCGGTCACGGGACTGGGTCAGCAGATTCCGTGCGGACAGCGGGGCCAGCCAGCAGATGCGGTCCACTTCGCGGCTGGGCCGGAACGCGCCCTCCGCCGCCTCCGCGGCCCAGTAGCTCACCTGCTTGGGGCGGCCCTGGGCTATGTAGTGCACCGAGGGCAGCGGGGCACCGGGTACGCAGCGGTACCCGGTCTCCTCCTCGACCTCGCGCAGCGCGCCCGCGAGCGGCGGCTCGCCCTGCTTCAGCTTCCCCTTGGGGTGCGACCAGTCGTTGTACTTGGGCCGGTGCACCAGGCACAGCTCGATGCCGCCGTGCCCCTGGTAGGACTCACCGAGTTCGCGGTAGGCCAGCGGCGAGCGGGCCCGCCGCCACAGCACACAGCCCGCCGCCCTGATGACTCCCTCCGCGCTCATGGCGCCGCCACCGGCTCCTTCAGCCATGCCTGGTGGAAGGCGTAGCGGGCGGCCTCCACCTCGTGGCGCTGGTCGGCGTGCAGCACACCGAGCGCGTACGCCGTCGCCGGGGCGATCCGCGGGGTGCGCGCCGCGGAGGCGGCGGCCGAGGCGGCCTCGGCCGCGTCCCGGTGCTCGGTGAGCGCGCGCCCGGCCGCCAGCAGCCGCAGGTCGGGGCCCGGGGGCTGCTCGCCGTGCAGCACTTCACGCGCGTATCGGTGCAGCCGCAGCAGCAGTCGTACGTGATGCCAGGGCGCGTCCTGCGGCTGCGGTCCCGGGTCGGCGGACAGGCCGTGCACCAAGGCCTCGGAGTTGTAAGGGAGTCCGGCCCGGTACAGCGGCAGCGCCTCGACCGACTCGTTCAGGCGGCCCTCCGCCTCGCGGGCCAGGAGCTGGAGGTCGCCGGTGCGGGCGTTGGGGTCGATCGGGACCTCGCTGGCCAGTACGGCGACGCCGTCGGCCACCGCGTGGAAGCGTGCCGAGCCGAGCGCCTGGAGCGCGGCCGAGTGGGCGCGGGTCCGGGCGAGGGTGAGCTGGCGTTCCAGGAGGGCGCCGGCTTTGGCGGCGCCCACGGTCAGTCCCGCGCCGGGCGTGCGCTCCTCACGCCGCGCGGGCGCGGGCACCCGCGCTGTCGCCGACCGCGCGCGCACCGCGGTGTCGTCCCGCTTCCCGGCCCGGTCCGTACGCAGATCGGTCCGGTCCGTACGGCCGCTTCCGTCGGCCTGGCCCGCCGCACCGCCCGTACCGCCAGCACCGCCCGTACTGCTTGTACTGCCCGTCTCGCTCTGAGCCCGCTCCGCGTCCCCGGCGCCGCCGTCGTGCAGCGCCCCCGAACCGGAGAGCCGGTGCAGCGCGCCGAGCAGCCGCTCCAGGCGGTCGGCGTAGGCGTACTCGCGGGCGAGGGTGCCCGAGAGCCAGGCCAGTTCGGGACGCAGCTCGTCCGACCACGGCCCGTCGAGCAGGGACTTGAAGGTGAGCAGGGTGCCGCCGATGCGGCGGGCCGAGGCCCGCAGGGCGCGTGCGGCCGCGACGGCCTCGTCCCCGCTGCCGCCGTTCCCCCCGTTTTCGCGGTGCAGTCTCAGTGAACGGAGGAACTCCGTGGCCTGGCCCTGAAGGTAGGCCGAAAGGACGTCCCCCGCTGCGGACTGAACCGCAACGTCATGGTGTTGCTGTGCCACGCCGGCGCCTCCGGGCGTCAATGAGCATCTCCTGTACGTTCCGCAGAGGCCGGCCGTCCGGGCCGGTGGCATGCCGGGTCCAGTCGCCGTCCGGGCCGAGGTGCCAGGAGGCGGTGCTGTCGGACATGCCCGTTTCGAGGAGCCGGTTCAGGGAGGCCCGGTGTGCCGGGTCGCTGACCCGCACCAGCGCCTCGATACGCCGGTCGAGGTTGCGGTGCATCATGTCGGCGCTGCCGATCCACACCTCGGGCTCGCCGCCGTTGCCGAAGGCGAAGACCCGCGAGTGCTCCAGGAACCGTCCGAGCACCGAGCGCACCCGGATGTTCTCCGACAGCCCCGGCACACCCGGCCGCAGCGCGCAGATCCCGCGTACCCACACATCGACCGGCACGCCCGCCCGGCTCGCCCGGTACAGCGCGTCGATGACCGCCTCGTCCACCATCGAGTTGACCTTGATGCGCACGGACGCCGGACGCCCGGCGCGGTGGTGCTGGATCTCCTTGCCGACCCGCGCGACCAGGCCGTCGCGCAGCGAGTGCGGCGCGACGAGCAGGCGCCGGAAGTTCTCCCGCAGCGAGTAGCCGGACAGCCGGTTGAACAGGTCGGACAGGTCGGCGCCGACCTGCGGGTCGGCGGTCAGCAGCCCGATGTCCTCGTAGAGCCGGGCCGTCTTCGGGTGGTAGTTGCCGGTGCCCACGTGCGAGTAGCGGACGAGGTTGTCGCCCTCCTGCCGCACCACGAGGGAGAG
This is a stretch of genomic DNA from Streptomyces sp. NA04227. It encodes these proteins:
- a CDS encoding metal-sensitive transcriptional regulator, whose amino-acid sequence is MTSSESGAASGEATSVRGEGTHPTAGAAVVTDHDRGVHGYHKQKDEHLKRLRRIEGQIRGLQRMVDEDIYCIDILTQVSASTKALQSFALQLLEEHLRHCVADAALKGPGEIDAKVEEATKAIGRLLRT
- a CDS encoding DUF47 domain-containing protein — protein: MRFRLTPRETSFYDMFAASADNIVTGSRLLMELLGADASAKAEIAERMRAAEHAGDDATHAIFHQLNSSFITPFDREDIYALASSLDDIMDFMEEAVDLVVLYQIDELPKGVEQQIEVLSRAADLTAEAMPNLRTMDNLTEYWIEVNRLENQADQIHRKLLAHLFNGKYDAIEVLKLKQIVDVLEEAADAFEHVANTVETIAVKES
- a CDS encoding inorganic phosphate transporter, which gives rise to MDTFALVVTIGVALFFTYTNGFHDSANAIATSVSTRALTPRAALAMAAVMNLAGAFLGSGVARTVSEGIIETPKGDRGMGILFAALVGAIIWNLITWYFGLPSSSSHALFGGMVGAALAGGIDVIWTGVFEKIVIPMFVSPLVGLLVGYLVMCAILWIFRSSNPHKAKRGFRIAQTVSAAGMALGHGLQDAQKTMGIVVMALVIADVEDFSDPIPVWVKVVCAVMLSLGTYAGGWRIMRTLGRKIIELDPPQGFAAETTGASIMFGSAYLFHAPISTTHVITSAIMGAGATKRVNAVRWGVAKNIVLGWFITMPAAALVAAASYGVVYLAFG
- the pstB gene encoding phosphate ABC transporter ATP-binding protein PstB, translating into MAKRIDVSGLTAYYGSHKAIEDISMTVEPRSVTAFIGPSGCGKSTFLRTLNRMHEVTPGGRVEGKVLLDDENLYASNIDPVAVRRTVGMVFQRPNPFPTMSIYDNVAAGLRLNGSFRKSELNEIVERSLKGANLWNEVKDRLNKPGSGLSGGQQQRLCIARAIAVEPDVLLMDEPCSALDPISTLAIEDLIGELKERFTIVIVTHNMQQAARVSDRTAFFNLSAVGQPGKLIEIDETERIFSNPSVQATEDYISGRFG
- the pstA gene encoding phosphate ABC transporter permease PstA, which translates into the protein MSHTTLTHSPRPKTLKTARLPRGSAWGIAAVSAALGAGIGMVGGLDSKVQWGLIAALLFVIITYVAASAVEGKRQAKDRVVTSIVWVTFLLAVIPLGSILYETVKRGVKVFDVYFLSHSMGVVADTEPGGGIYHAIIGTLEQVGLATLMSVPIGLLVAIYLVEYGRGALAKAVTFFVDVMTGVPSIVAGLFILTLWNLALGFGYSGFAGSLALSILMIPVIVRSTEEMLKLVPNELREASLALGVPKWRTILKVVLPTSLGGITTGVMLAVARITGETAPVLLLVWGNPIINNNPFEGEQASLPLYIYQQFQNSAGSGAAYDRAWAASLALIAIVMILNLVARGIARWKAPKSGR
- the pstC gene encoding phosphate ABC transporter permease subunit PstC, with protein sequence MDISTKTDTPPPPPVPLAAPTKKSSSVRPGDRIFLALSRGSGILLLLIMAAIAGFLAYRASLVLSKNEGNFFTTFEWNATASPPDFGIAVLVFGTVVSSIIALALAVPVAIGIALFLTHYAPRKLSGPIGYVIDLLAAVPSIVYGLWGFIVLVPNLNGLFGWLDKYLGWTAIFAWDEKAPNALFTVGILLAIMILPIVTNVSREVFRQVPQAHEEAALALGATRWEVIRMSVLPFGRSGIISAAMLGLGRALGETMAVATVLSPEFVINASLLDPGGGTFAQNIAAKFNEANEQGRDALIASGLVLFVITLLVNGAARAIIARRKEYSGANA
- the pstS gene encoding phosphate ABC transporter substrate-binding protein PstS, translating into MKLQRKNRLRALCIGAVAVSGALALTACGSDDSGTETDPSASAQAEGIECGDAEGQLLASGSSAQKNAIDAWRKNFAAACKVQLNYNPKGSGAGITDFLQGSTAFAGSDSALKDDEIKQSSKVCKDSQAIDLPMVGGPIAVGYNVPGVDNLILDAATLADIFNDKIKTWDDKAIAKLNPGVKLPSTKIQAFHRSDESGTTDNFTKYLKAAAPANWPYEPEKAWQAKGGQAASGSSGLAQAVKQTEGAITYFELSYAGTEVKTVDLKTDAKEPVKATIDNATKAISEAKRVGKGNDYSLELNYKPTAEGAYPITLVTYEIACEKGNKAETLPTTKAFLSYIASEKGQALLKEKGYAPIPAEINTKVREVIKGLS
- a CDS encoding NUDIX hydrolase, with the protein product MSAEGVIRAAGCVLWRRARSPLAYRELGESYQGHGGIELCLVHRPKYNDWSHPKGKLKQGEPPLAGALREVEEETGYRCVPGAPLPSVHYIAQGRPKQVSYWAAEAAEGAFRPSREVDRICWLAPLSARNLLTQSRDRRLVDALLAALHLA
- a CDS encoding CHAD domain-containing protein — protein: MAQQHHDVAVQSAAGDVLSAYLQGQATEFLRSLRLHRENGGNGGSGDEAVAAARALRASARRIGGTLLTFKSLLDGPWSDELRPELAWLSGTLAREYAYADRLERLLGALHRLSGSGALHDGGAGDAERAQSETGSTSSTGGAGGTGGAAGQADGSGRTDRTDLRTDRAGKRDDTAVRARSATARVPAPARREERTPGAGLTVGAAKAGALLERQLTLARTRAHSAALQALGSARFHAVADGVAVLASEVPIDPNARTGDLQLLAREAEGRLNESVEALPLYRAGLPYNSEALVHGLSADPGPQPQDAPWHHVRLLLRLHRYAREVLHGEQPPGPDLRLLAAGRALTEHRDAAEAASAAASAARTPRIAPATAYALGVLHADQRHEVEAARYAFHQAWLKEPVAAP